The Streptomyces sp. NBC_00335 DNA window GCTCCGCCATCTGGGTTCCCTGCTCTCCTTGTTGGGCCTGAAGCTTCTTTGGGGTCTGGGGGCGACCCCCAGGAATCTTCTGCAAGTTCTGCACGGCCCAACCGGGCCGCTAGGAATGCTTCGTACTAATTTGTGGCTGGTCAGCCGGCCATGCGGCGCGACGCCTCGGCGATGCGGTCCGCGATGGTGCCGTCGATGACCTCGTCGCCGACCCGCACCGAGATCCCGCCGAGGACCGTCGGGTCCACGTCGAGGTTCAGGTGCATCGGGCGGCCGTACAGCTTGGCCAGCACCGCGCCGAGACGCTGCTTCTGGACGTCGCTGAGCGGAACCGCGGTGGTCACGGTGGCGACCATGCGGCCACGACGCTCGGCGGCGACCTTCGAAAGGGACTCGAGGCCCGCTTCCAGGCTACGTCCACGCGGGTGCGTGACGAGACGCGTGACCAGCCGCTCGGTGACGGCGTTCGCCTTGCCGCCGAGCAGGCTGCGCAGCAGCTGGCTCTTGGCGGCGGCGGTGGCCGACCGGTCGGTCAGTGCTGCGCGCAGCTCGGTGTTCGAGGTGACGATCCGGCCGAACCGGAACAGCTCGTCCTCGACGTCGTCGAGGCCTCCGCTGCGCTGGGCCGCCGTGAGGTCGGCGGTGGCCGCCAGGACCTCGAGCGAGTCCACCAGGTCGCGGGACTGCGACCAGCGGGACCGGACCATGCCGGACACCAGGTCGAGGGTTTCCCCGCCCACCTGGCCGCCGAGCAGACGGCCGGCCAGCTCGGCCTTGGCCTCGCCGGACTGCGCCGGGTCCGTGATGACCCGACGCAGCGAGACCTCACGGTCGAGCAGCGCGGTGACGGCCGCCAGCTCGCCGGCGAGCTTCGCCGCGTCGACGGACGTGTTGTCCGTCAGCGCGTCGAGACGCTCGCGGGCGGTGGCCAGCGCGTCGCGGCTCGCTCCGTTCATCGGGCGGCCTCGGCCTTCTCCTCAAGCTCGCTGAGGAAACGGTCGATCGTGCGGCTCTGCCGGGCGTGGTCCTCGAGGGACTCGCCGACAAGCTTTCCGGCCAGGTCGGTCGCCAGCTTGCCGACGTCCTGACGGAGGGCGGAAGAGGCGGCCTTGCGGTCAGCCGCGATCTGGGCGTGACCGGCAGCGATGATCTCCTCACGCTGCCGCTGGCCCTCTGCGCGAAGTTCTTCCTTCAGCGCAGTGCCCTGCTCCAGAGCATCCTGGCGCAGTCGAGCGGCCTCGTGCCGGGCTTCGGCGAGCTGGGCCTTGTACTGCTCCAGAACGCTCTGAGCCTCGGTCTGAGCGGCCTCAGCCTTTTCGATACCGCCTTCGATGGCCTCGCGGCGCTCGTCCAGAACCTTGTTGATGTTCGGGAGGAGCTTCTTCGCGAGGAAACCGAGGACGATGACGAAGGCGATCAGACCGATGACGAGCTCGGGGATCGGCGGAACGAGGGGGCTGTTCGGCTCCTCGGACGCGAGAACCAGGAGGTTCACATCAGTGCCTTTCGTCTAATCGGACTAGTGGATGCGGTTCGTCAGCTGTAGACGAACGGCATGACCAGACCGATGAGGGCGAGCGCCTCACAGAAGGCGAAGCCGAGGATCTGGTTGGCGCGGATCAGACCGGCAGCCTCGGGCTGACGGGCGAGAGCCTGCGTGCCGTTACCGAAGATGATGCCGACGCCGACGCCGGGGCCGATGGCGGCGAGGCCGTAGCCGACAGAGCTGAGGGAGCCGGTGACGCCGTCGGCGGCAGCGAGGATCTGGGACATGCCAGTTCTTCCTTCTCTTTCATGGACCGGTGGGGGTTGGCCACCGGACGATTCGGGGGGATTGCAGGAGCGGGCTGTGGCTCAGTGGTGTTCGGCGAGCGCGCCCTGCAGGAAGCTGCAGGCCAGGAGGACGAAGACGTACGCCTGGACAGCCTGGATGAAGAGTTCGAATGCGGTCATCACGATGACCATGACGAACGAGACGCCCGCGTAAGCGATGCCGATCCCGTTCAGCAGGTACCAGCTGGCGATGGTGAACAGCAGCAGCAGGGTGTGACCCGCGAACATGTTCGCGAAGAGTCGGACCGCGTGCGTGAACGGGCGGACCAGGACGTTCGAGAAGAACT harbors:
- a CDS encoding F0F1 ATP synthase subunit delta, translating into MNGASRDALATARERLDALTDNTSVDAAKLAGELAAVTALLDREVSLRRVITDPAQSGEAKAELAGRLLGGQVGGETLDLVSGMVRSRWSQSRDLVDSLEVLAATADLTAAQRSGGLDDVEDELFRFGRIVTSNTELRAALTDRSATAAAKSQLLRSLLGGKANAVTERLVTRLVTHPRGRSLEAGLESLSKVAAERRGRMVATVTTAVPLSDVQKQRLGAVLAKLYGRPMHLNLDVDPTVLGGISVRVGDEVIDGTIADRIAEASRRMAG
- a CDS encoding F0F1 ATP synthase subunit B, which produces MNLLVLASEEPNSPLVPPIPELVIGLIAFVIVLGFLAKKLLPNINKVLDERREAIEGGIEKAEAAQTEAQSVLEQYKAQLAEARHEAARLRQDALEQGTALKEELRAEGQRQREEIIAAGHAQIAADRKAASSALRQDVGKLATDLAGKLVGESLEDHARQSRTIDRFLSELEEKAEAAR
- a CDS encoding ATP synthase subunit C; this translates as MSQILAAADGVTGSLSSVGYGLAAIGPGVGVGIIFGNGTQALARQPEAAGLIRANQILGFAFCEALALIGLVMPFVYS